A DNA window from Actinomadura coerulea contains the following coding sequences:
- a CDS encoding NUDIX domain-containing protein, producing MTEDRWTPPAVMLAVDLVILTLRESSLKVLLIERGVEPYEGAWALPGGFLRDAAEDLTAAAHRELEEEAAMDAATLHLEHLGVYGAPGRDPRGRVVSVAYLAIAPGLPEPTAGTDAAGARWQPADQVLSGELELAFDHRRIVEDGVENARAKLEHSALATAFCAPVFTITDLQRVYEAVWGIPLDPRNFYRKVQKTSGFIVAAGPERKVTSGRPARLFKAGPRTFLYPPMVRPSEPSNTKGPEE from the coding sequence GTGACCGAGGACCGATGGACCCCGCCCGCCGTCATGCTCGCCGTCGACCTAGTGATCTTGACGTTGCGCGAGTCGAGCCTGAAGGTGCTGCTCATCGAGCGCGGTGTCGAGCCTTACGAGGGTGCGTGGGCGCTTCCTGGCGGGTTCCTGCGGGACGCCGCGGAGGACCTCACCGCGGCGGCCCACCGCGAGCTGGAGGAGGAAGCGGCGATGGACGCCGCGACGCTGCATCTTGAGCACCTGGGGGTCTACGGCGCTCCGGGGCGCGACCCGCGCGGCCGCGTGGTGTCCGTCGCCTATCTGGCGATCGCGCCGGGGCTCCCGGAACCGACCGCGGGCACGGACGCCGCCGGCGCCCGGTGGCAGCCGGCCGATCAGGTCCTCTCCGGGGAACTGGAGCTCGCCTTCGACCACCGGCGGATCGTCGAGGACGGTGTCGAGAACGCCCGCGCCAAGCTCGAGCACTCCGCCCTCGCGACGGCGTTCTGCGCTCCGGTCTTCACCATCACCGATCTCCAGCGGGTCTATGAGGCGGTGTGGGGGATCCCCCTCGATCCCCGAAATTTCTACCGGAAGGTTCAGAAGACCAGCGGGTTCATCGTCGCGGCAGGGCCGGAGCGGAAGGTGACGTCCGGGAGACCGGCCCGGCTGTTCAAGGCGGGTCCGCGCACATTCCTGTACCCGCCGATGGTCCGGCCCAGCGAACCATCGAACACGAAAGGACCGGAGGAATGA
- a CDS encoding 5'-methylthioadenosine/S-adenosylhomocysteine nucleosidase — protein MNDSPIVVLTALDVEYEAVREKLDAPRVHRHPQGTRFEVGRLAGGKCRIALGLVGKGNQSAAVLTERAITEFSPVALLFVGVAGALHTHIPLGDLVVATHVYAFHGGTSEDDGFKSRPRVWEASHGADQLARHVARDRAWADDGRTGKVHFGPIAAGEVVLDSKVSAYARWIRQHFNDALAIEMEGAGVAQAAHLNRSLPVVVVRGISDRADGTKETTDREQWQARAVANAAAYTVALAENLAGEERDRARSEANDPKGSSDMPGTTRNVAKDNARVGVQAGQVYGGIHVSSERTAPADPAEAIAGLAARLQQARTSGQLDEDTYQAAQAELAAAGETLLTTAPQDMGAVTLALKKVRGLVADVAILAAEVGTIIALVQGLS, from the coding sequence ATGAACGACAGCCCGATCGTCGTCCTTACCGCGCTCGACGTCGAGTACGAGGCCGTCCGCGAGAAGCTGGACGCTCCACGAGTCCACCGCCATCCGCAGGGCACTCGGTTCGAGGTGGGGCGGCTGGCAGGCGGCAAATGCCGGATCGCGTTAGGGCTCGTCGGCAAGGGCAACCAGTCCGCGGCGGTGCTGACCGAACGCGCCATCACCGAGTTCTCCCCCGTCGCGCTGCTCTTCGTCGGCGTGGCGGGTGCCCTGCACACCCATATCCCCCTGGGGGATCTGGTGGTCGCCACCCACGTGTACGCGTTCCACGGTGGGACGAGCGAGGACGACGGCTTCAAGAGCCGGCCACGCGTGTGGGAGGCGTCGCACGGCGCCGACCAGCTCGCACGGCATGTCGCGCGCGACCGTGCATGGGCGGACGATGGCCGCACCGGCAAGGTGCACTTCGGGCCGATCGCGGCAGGCGAGGTCGTCCTCGACTCCAAGGTCTCGGCGTACGCCCGCTGGATCAGGCAGCACTTCAACGACGCGCTCGCGATCGAGATGGAAGGGGCCGGCGTCGCTCAGGCCGCGCACCTGAACAGATCGCTGCCGGTGGTCGTGGTTCGGGGAATCAGCGATCGCGCCGACGGCACCAAGGAGACCACCGACCGCGAACAGTGGCAGGCCCGGGCGGTGGCCAACGCGGCGGCGTACACCGTGGCCCTGGCCGAGAACCTGGCCGGCGAGGAACGGGACCGCGCTCGGTCCGAGGCGAACGACCCGAAGGGGAGCAGCGACATGCCCGGAACGACCCGCAACGTGGCCAAGGACAACGCACGGGTGGGCGTGCAGGCAGGTCAGGTGTACGGCGGTATCCACGTTTCCAGCGAGCGAACCGCACCGGCCGACCCGGCCGAAGCGATCGCCGGCCTGGCCGCCCGGCTCCAGCAGGCCCGGACGTCCGGCCAGCTGGACGAGGACACCTACCAGGCGGCCCAAGCGGAGCTCGCCGCCGCCGGCGAGACCTTGCTGACGACCGCGCCGCAGGACATGGGCGCCGTGACGCTGGCGCTGAAGAAGGTGCGCGGACTCGTCGCGGACGTCGCGATCCTGGCCGCCGAGGTCGGGACGATCATCGCCCTGGTCCAGGGTCTGTCATGA
- a CDS encoding DUF397 domain-containing protein, which produces MSADFAGPRWRKSSRSNSQQECVEVAKLPTTIGVRDSKNPESGHIPLDRTAFTGLLARVKAGDLDL; this is translated from the coding sequence ATGAGTGCTGACTTCGCAGGGCCCAGGTGGCGCAAGAGCAGTCGCAGCAATTCTCAACAAGAGTGCGTGGAGGTCGCGAAGCTGCCGACCACGATCGGTGTCCGGGACAGCAAGAACCCCGAAAGCGGTCACATTCCCCTCGACCGCACGGCGTTCACCGGGCTCCTCGCCCGCGTGAAGGCCGGGGACCTCGACCTCTGA
- a CDS encoding RidA family protein, whose protein sequence is MERTTVNPWTWSVDLGYNQGEVVSGHNRTLYCSGQTAMSGDGKPQHAGDMAAQLALSIDNLEAVLGEAGMSLADLVRLNVYTTDVDLLFQHYGVLASRLAAAKVATSTTMLGVTRLAIPTLMVELEATAVA, encoded by the coding sequence ATGGAGCGAACGACGGTCAACCCGTGGACCTGGTCGGTGGACCTGGGCTACAACCAGGGCGAGGTCGTCTCCGGACACAACCGAACCCTGTACTGCTCAGGCCAGACCGCGATGAGCGGAGACGGCAAGCCCCAGCACGCCGGCGACATGGCGGCGCAGCTCGCACTGAGCATCGACAACCTGGAGGCCGTGCTCGGCGAGGCCGGCATGTCCCTGGCGGATCTCGTCCGCCTCAACGTCTACACCACCGACGTCGACCTGCTCTTCCAGCACTACGGCGTCCTGGCGTCCCGCTTGGCCGCCGCCAAAGTTGCCACGAGCACCACGATGCTGGGCGTCACCCGCCTAGCAATCCCCACCCTGATGGTCGAACTAGAAGCAACCGCCGTCGCCTAA
- a CDS encoding helix-turn-helix transcriptional regulator, translating to MRADRLVSLVLLLRRHGRLSATALARELEVSTRTVLRDIEALSAAGVPVYAERGRHGGFALLPGFRTELTGLNHEEALALLVAGSRRGAQAFGLGSALASAMLKVVDALPESYRDTAADAAQRLLIEPDADLLARRLVAEEVPEAVVAEVRRAVFAGHKLRIRYAAVDQAAKWRTVDPIGLVTARGLGYLLATRSGADRTYRLSRISAAEELDEPAQRKERVDLDRAWQERSTRFRTGGDQVAVLARVNPVRRGQLVGTALAVLSEEDDTDGWPRLEVTFQDSRHAVWALWQLADDAEVLAPQWLRTSLRDRAAAIAARYGDSS from the coding sequence GTGCGTGCTGACCGGTTGGTTTCGCTGGTGCTGTTGCTGCGCCGGCATGGTCGGTTGTCTGCCACGGCCCTGGCCCGGGAGCTGGAGGTTTCGACCCGCACCGTGCTGCGCGACATCGAGGCGTTGTCCGCGGCGGGGGTTCCGGTCTACGCCGAACGGGGTCGGCACGGCGGGTTCGCGTTGCTGCCCGGTTTCCGGACCGAGCTCACCGGGCTGAACCACGAGGAGGCGCTCGCCCTGCTGGTCGCCGGTTCGCGGCGCGGGGCGCAGGCGTTCGGGCTCGGCTCGGCGCTCGCTTCGGCCATGCTGAAGGTGGTGGACGCGCTGCCGGAGAGCTATCGGGACACCGCTGCCGACGCGGCCCAGCGGCTGCTCATCGAACCGGACGCCGATCTTCTCGCGCGCCGGCTGGTCGCCGAGGAGGTGCCTGAGGCGGTGGTGGCCGAGGTCAGGCGCGCGGTGTTCGCCGGGCACAAGCTGCGCATCCGCTACGCGGCTGTGGACCAGGCCGCGAAGTGGCGCACGGTGGACCCGATCGGGCTCGTCACCGCCCGCGGCCTGGGCTATCTGCTGGCCACGAGGTCCGGTGCGGATCGCACGTACCGGCTGTCGCGGATCTCGGCCGCCGAGGAACTGGACGAACCCGCGCAGCGGAAAGAGCGGGTCGATCTGGATCGGGCGTGGCAGGAGCGCAGCACGCGGTTCCGGACGGGCGGCGACCAGGTCGCCGTACTCGCACGGGTGAATCCGGTACGGCGAGGACAGCTGGTGGGCACGGCGTTGGCCGTCCTCTCCGAGGAGGACGACACGGACGGCTGGCCGCGGCTGGAGGTGACCTTCCAGGATTCGAGGCACGCCGTGTGGGCGCTGTGGCAGCTCGCCGACGACGCGGAGGTTCTCGCCCCGCAGTGGCTGCGCACCTCGCTACGCGACCGGGCAGCCGCCATCGCCGCGCGCTATGGCGACTCGTCTTGA